A section of the Acomys russatus chromosome 10, mAcoRus1.1, whole genome shotgun sequence genome encodes:
- the Gadd45a gene encoding growth arrest and DNA damage-inducible protein GADD45 alpha, whose amino-acid sequence MTLEEFSAAEQKTERMDTVGDALEEVLSKARSQRTITVGVYEAAKLLNVDPDNVVLCLLAADEDDDRDVALQIHFTLIQAFCCENDINILRVSNPGRLAELLLLENDAGQAESGGAAQTPDLHCVLVTNPHSSQWKDPALSQLICFCRESRYMDQWVPVINLPER is encoded by the exons ATGACTTTGGAGGAATTCTCGGCTGCAGAGCAGAAGACCGAAAG GATGGATACGGTGGGCGATGCCCTGGAGGAAGTGCTCAGCAAGGCTCGGAGTCAGCGCACTATTACGGTCGGCGTGTACGAGGCTGCCAAGCTGCTCAACGT AGACCCCGACAACGTGGTGCTGTGCCTGCTGGCCGCGGACGAGGATGACGACAGGGACGTAGCTCTGCAGATCCATTTCACACTCATCCAGGCGTTCTGCTGCGAGAACGACATCAACATCCTGCGGGTCAGCAACCCGGGTCGGCTGGCTGAGCTGCTGCTACTGGAGAATGACGCAGGCCAGGCGGAGAGCGGGGGCGCCGCGCAGACCCCAGACCTGCACTGTGTGCTGGTGACG aacccacattcaTCACAATGGAAGGACCCTGCCTTAAGTCAACTCATTTGCTTTTGCCGGGAAAGTCGCTACATGGACCAGTGGGTTCCAGTGATTAACCTCCCGGAACGGTGA